The following proteins are co-located in the Streptomyces sp. NBC_01198 genome:
- a CDS encoding pyridoxal phosphate-dependent decarboxylase family protein → MPGLAGGRQGPAELRPLVDTVLTALEEGAAARGGPMPAGGPKETARRVAGAVGRPLPGMGTGAHEALHTLVREMARGAADPADPYCAAHLHCPPLALAAAAELAAASLNPSLDSWDQAPAATEIEARAAAALAAVVYPDLPAPDALMTTGGTESNQLALLLARERAAGGPRVQVVCGANAHHSVQRAAWLLGLPSPVVVDTPSGVLDPADVDAALDELPGRAMLVATAGTTDTGAIDPLPQLAQTAARHGAELHVDAAYGGPLLFSRHEAGKLDGLQSAVSVTLDLHKLGWQPVAAGLLAVPDGAALRPLGHQADYLNATDDTEAGLPDLLGRSLRTTRRPDVLKIAVTMRALGREGLGALVDTVCGHAQELAAAVDRHPALDLHGQPVISTVLFRPAGADDEQVAALRRELMYEGRAVLGRAAAGGRLWLKATLLNPHIRQQDLDALLRLVTDAQARQTQAAP, encoded by the coding sequence ATGCCCGGCCTGGCGGGTGGCCGGCAAGGCCCGGCGGAACTGCGACCCCTGGTCGACACCGTGCTGACCGCCCTGGAGGAGGGCGCCGCCGCCCGGGGCGGCCCGATGCCGGCGGGCGGGCCGAAGGAGACCGCGCGCCGGGTGGCCGGCGCCGTGGGCCGGCCCCTGCCAGGCATGGGCACCGGCGCCCACGAGGCTTTGCACACGCTGGTGCGCGAGATGGCCCGGGGGGCCGCCGACCCGGCGGACCCCTACTGCGCCGCCCACCTGCACTGCCCGCCCCTCGCCCTGGCCGCGGCAGCGGAGTTGGCCGCGGCCTCGCTCAATCCGTCGCTGGACTCCTGGGACCAGGCACCGGCCGCCACCGAGATCGAGGCGCGGGCCGCCGCCGCGCTGGCGGCGGTCGTCTATCCCGACCTGCCGGCCCCCGACGCGCTGATGACGACCGGCGGGACGGAGTCCAACCAGCTCGCCCTGCTGCTGGCGCGGGAGCGGGCGGCCGGCGGACCCCGCGTGCAGGTGGTGTGCGGGGCGAATGCGCACCACAGCGTGCAGCGCGCCGCCTGGCTGCTCGGCCTGCCGAGCCCCGTCGTCGTGGACACCCCCAGCGGTGTGCTCGACCCCGCGGACGTGGACGCCGCGCTGGACGAACTGCCGGGCCGCGCCATGCTCGTGGCGACCGCGGGCACCACGGACACCGGCGCGATCGACCCGCTGCCGCAGCTGGCGCAGACCGCGGCCAGGCACGGCGCCGAGCTGCACGTGGACGCGGCCTACGGCGGCCCGCTGCTGTTCAGCCGGCACGAGGCCGGCAAGCTCGACGGGCTGCAGTCGGCCGTCTCCGTCACCCTCGACCTGCACAAGCTCGGCTGGCAGCCGGTCGCGGCCGGCCTGCTCGCCGTACCGGACGGCGCCGCCCTGCGCCCGCTGGGCCATCAGGCGGACTATCTGAACGCCACCGACGACACCGAGGCGGGCCTGCCCGACCTGCTGGGCCGCTCGCTGCGCACCACCCGCCGCCCCGACGTGCTGAAGATCGCCGTCACCATGCGGGCGCTGGGCCGCGAAGGCCTCGGCGCCCTGGTGGACACCGTCTGCGGGCACGCGCAGGAGCTGGCCGCCGCCGTCGACCGGCACCCGGCGCTCGACCTGCACGGGCAGCCGGTGATCAGCACCGTGCTCTTCCGTCCGGCGGGCGCCGACGACGAGCAGGTGGCGGCGCTGCGCCGGGAGCTGATGTACGAGGGGCGGGCGGTGCTCGGCCGCGCGGCGGCGGGCGGCCGGCTGTGGCTCAAGGCGACCCTGCTCAACCCGCACATCCGCCAGCAGGACCTGGACGCCCTGCTCCGGCTGGTGACCGACGCGCAGGCCAGGCAGACCCAGGCGGCACCGTGA
- a CDS encoding bifunctional metallophosphatase/5'-nucleotidase — translation MPLNRRDFINRSAATGAGVALAGTAGAVAAAGPAQAAEQGHGHGHGRPERTFSLRVLGTTDLHGHALNWDYFTNAEYDDATHNDVGLAKVATLVEQARAEKGHDRTLLIDAGDIIQGTQLSYYYARVEPITGARRGPRHPMALAMNHMKYDAAALGNHEFNYGIPLLRAFQDQCDFPLLAANAVDATTLKPAFPPYLVKEIAVHGGRPVKVGILGLTNPGIAIWDKANVQGKMSFPGLVEQAKIYVPKLRALGCDVVICTDHSGLDGSTSYGDAVPYPENASSLVAAQVPGIDAILVGHTHVERPQTLVVNEQTGKTVVLSEPLMWGMRLSVFDIDLTFDRGRWHVSSVTAEVRNANTVAEDPHVAKLVREEHQKVVDYVNQVVGTCTVAMSAAESTYKDTPIIDFLNLVQSDTVKAALAGTAYAGLPVLSEASPFSRTAAIPAGQVSLRDVAGLYVYENTLEAKLLTGAQVKDYLEWSAAYYVQTAPDAPVDVTKITNADNTPDFSYDVLSGVSYDIDIAQPAGSRIVNLTAGGAPIDPAAQFVLAVNNYRSSGGSNYPHVAAAQQVWSSSDEIRNTIIAWVQAHGTIDPSAFGGDQWRLTRAGVPLFS, via the coding sequence ATGCCGCTCAACCGCAGGGACTTCATCAACCGCTCGGCCGCCACCGGCGCCGGCGTGGCGCTGGCGGGCACCGCGGGCGCGGTCGCCGCGGCCGGTCCCGCGCAGGCCGCCGAGCAGGGCCACGGGCACGGCCACGGCCGGCCGGAGCGGACCTTCAGCCTGCGGGTGCTGGGCACGACCGACCTGCACGGCCACGCGCTGAACTGGGACTACTTCACCAACGCCGAGTACGACGACGCCACCCACAACGACGTCGGCCTGGCCAAGGTCGCCACCCTGGTGGAGCAGGCCCGCGCCGAGAAGGGCCACGACCGCACGCTGCTGATCGACGCCGGCGACATCATCCAGGGCACCCAGCTGTCCTACTACTACGCCCGGGTGGAGCCGATCACCGGCGCCCGGCGCGGCCCGCGGCACCCGATGGCGCTGGCCATGAACCACATGAAGTACGACGCCGCCGCACTCGGCAACCACGAGTTCAACTACGGCATCCCGCTGCTGCGCGCCTTCCAGGACCAGTGCGACTTCCCGCTGCTCGCCGCCAACGCGGTGGACGCCACCACCCTCAAGCCCGCCTTCCCGCCCTACCTGGTCAAGGAGATCGCGGTGCACGGCGGCCGGCCGGTGAAGGTCGGCATCCTCGGCCTGACCAACCCCGGCATCGCCATCTGGGACAAGGCCAACGTGCAGGGCAAGATGTCCTTCCCCGGCCTGGTCGAGCAGGCGAAGATCTACGTGCCCAAGCTGCGCGCGCTCGGCTGCGACGTGGTGATCTGCACCGACCACTCCGGCCTGGACGGCTCCACCAGCTACGGCGACGCGGTGCCCTACCCGGAGAACGCCTCGTCGCTGGTCGCCGCACAGGTGCCGGGCATCGACGCGATCCTGGTCGGCCACACCCACGTGGAGCGCCCGCAGACCCTGGTCGTCAACGAGCAGACCGGCAAGACCGTGGTGCTGTCAGAGCCGCTGATGTGGGGCATGCGGCTGTCGGTCTTCGACATCGACCTGACCTTCGACCGCGGCCGCTGGCACGTCTCCTCGGTCACCGCCGAGGTGCGCAACGCCAACACCGTCGCCGAGGACCCGCACGTCGCCAAGCTGGTGCGCGAGGAGCACCAGAAGGTCGTGGACTACGTCAACCAGGTCGTCGGCACCTGCACGGTCGCGATGTCCGCGGCGGAGTCCACGTACAAGGACACCCCGATCATCGACTTCCTCAACCTGGTGCAGTCCGACACGGTGAAGGCGGCGCTGGCCGGCACCGCCTACGCCGGGCTGCCGGTGCTGTCCGAGGCGTCGCCCTTCTCGCGGACCGCCGCGATCCCCGCCGGCCAGGTCTCGCTGCGGGACGTGGCCGGGCTCTACGTCTACGAGAACACCCTGGAGGCCAAGCTGCTGACCGGCGCCCAGGTCAAGGACTACCTGGAGTGGTCGGCGGCGTACTACGTGCAGACCGCGCCGGACGCCCCGGTCGACGTCACGAAGATCACCAACGCCGACAACACCCCCGACTTCAGCTACGACGTACTCAGCGGCGTGTCGTACGACATCGACATCGCGCAGCCGGCCGGCTCGCGGATCGTGAACCTCACCGCGGGCGGCGCGCCGATCGACCCGGCCGCGCAGTTCGTGCTCGCGGTGAACAACTACCGCTCAAGCGGCGGCAGCAACTACCCGCACGTGGCCGCCGCCCAGCAGGTGTGGTCCAGCTCCGACGAGATCCGCAACACGATCATCGCCTGGGTGCAGGCGCACGGCACGATCGACCCGTCGGCCTTCGGCGGCGACCAGTGGCGGCTCACCCGCGCCGGAGTGCCGCTGTTCTCGTAG
- the pepN gene encoding aminopeptidase N — translation MPVLTHAEAETRARDLTVHHYALDLDLTGGDEAFGSTTVIRFLALRDCDTFAEIRPAALRRVVLDGRELDPGLLSDNRIALAGLAAGEHELRVEADMSYSRTGEGMHRFTDPEDGEAYVYSQLFMNDMQRVAASFDQPDLKAVFDVSVSAPREWTVLGNGIATRTAPGRWQLATTPPLATYFVAVAAGPWHSVRTEHAGLPFGLHCRRSMARHLDHDAPAILGITRRCYDRYHELFGEAYPYDSYDQAFVPEFNAGAMENPGLVTFREDFVHRSAVTPVEAQFRGVVIAHEMAHMWFGNLVTLRWWDDIWLNESFAEYMGCQVLSEATGFTGTWTDFAIARKAWGYDADQRPSTHPVAPDPEAVPDTASAMNNFDGISYAKGASALRQLVAWLGPKAFTAGLNTHFARHRFGNAALADFLDSLGSATDRDVPGWAAAWLRTSGLDTLTPAVGPGGPEGGWRLEIDHRGQRPHRIEVGLYDRAVTAPGTLVLRDRLTVDIAADSVAEHHELAGPRPDVILLNDGDLTFAKVRFDPHSWATLRDTLGGLPDPLGRAVVWNAARDLVRDGAIAPAEYLALTAAHLPGEAEPGIVDAVLTFARGPLADQYLDPALRPDALRTLAEVARALLAAGLDGTRLSATRTLVDAALDAGELRGWYDGGEIPGGPPLDPELRWRMLLRLAVLGAAGRADIDAELARDPSAVGREGAARCRAALPDAAAKAAAWEAMFHDDSQSNYLFTANAQGFWHPEHVALTAEYVERYFPEVVPLAARRGTAIAEAAGRTAFPATAVSTTTLALGHACLSTPSITPALHRALTDRLDDLSRTLRIRA, via the coding sequence ATGCCTGTTCTGACCCACGCGGAGGCCGAGACCCGTGCCCGCGACCTCACCGTTCACCACTACGCGCTCGACCTCGACCTGACCGGAGGTGACGAGGCGTTCGGCTCGACGACCGTGATCCGGTTCCTGGCCCTGCGCGACTGCGACACCTTCGCCGAGATCCGGCCCGCCGCCCTGCGCCGCGTCGTACTCGACGGCCGCGAGCTCGACCCCGGCCTGCTGTCCGACAACCGGATCGCGCTGGCCGGCCTGGCCGCGGGCGAGCACGAGCTGCGCGTCGAGGCGGACATGTCCTACTCCCGCACCGGCGAGGGCATGCACCGCTTCACCGACCCCGAGGACGGTGAGGCGTACGTCTACTCCCAGCTGTTCATGAACGACATGCAGCGCGTCGCCGCGTCCTTCGACCAGCCCGACCTCAAGGCCGTCTTCGACGTCAGCGTCAGCGCCCCGCGGGAGTGGACCGTCCTCGGCAACGGCATCGCCACCAGGACCGCGCCCGGCCGCTGGCAGCTGGCCACCACCCCGCCGCTGGCCACCTACTTCGTCGCCGTCGCCGCGGGCCCCTGGCACTCGGTGCGCACCGAGCACGCCGGCCTGCCGTTCGGCCTGCACTGCCGCCGCTCGATGGCCCGCCACCTCGACCACGACGCCCCGGCGATCCTCGGCATCACCCGGCGCTGCTACGACCGCTACCACGAGCTGTTCGGCGAGGCGTACCCCTACGACTCCTACGACCAGGCCTTCGTCCCGGAGTTCAACGCCGGGGCGATGGAGAACCCGGGTCTTGTCACCTTCCGGGAGGACTTCGTGCACCGCTCGGCCGTCACCCCGGTCGAGGCCCAGTTCCGCGGGGTGGTCATCGCGCACGAGATGGCGCACATGTGGTTCGGCAACCTCGTCACGCTGCGCTGGTGGGACGACATCTGGCTGAACGAGTCCTTCGCCGAGTACATGGGCTGCCAGGTGCTCTCCGAGGCCACCGGATTCACCGGTACCTGGACGGACTTCGCGATCGCCCGCAAGGCCTGGGGCTACGACGCCGACCAGCGCCCCTCCACCCACCCCGTCGCCCCCGACCCGGAAGCGGTGCCGGACACCGCGTCCGCGATGAACAACTTCGACGGCATCTCCTACGCCAAGGGCGCCTCCGCGCTGCGCCAGCTCGTCGCCTGGCTCGGGCCCAAGGCCTTCACCGCCGGGCTCAACACGCACTTCGCCCGGCACCGCTTCGGCAACGCCGCGCTCGCCGACTTCCTCGACTCCCTCGGCTCCGCCACCGACCGCGACGTCCCCGGCTGGGCTGCGGCCTGGCTGCGCACCTCGGGCCTGGACACGCTGACCCCCGCGGTGGGGCCCGGCGGGCCCGAGGGCGGCTGGCGGCTGGAGATCGACCACCGCGGGCAGCGCCCGCACCGGATCGAGGTCGGGCTCTACGACCGGGCCGTCACCGCCCCCGGCACGCTCGTGCTGCGCGACCGGCTCACCGTCGACATCGCCGCCGACTCGGTCGCCGAACACCACGAACTGGCCGGGCCGCGGCCCGACGTGATCCTGCTCAACGACGGCGACCTGACCTTCGCCAAGGTCCGCTTCGACCCGCACTCCTGGGCGACACTGCGCGACACCCTCGGCGGGCTGCCCGACCCGCTCGGCCGGGCAGTGGTCTGGAACGCGGCACGCGACCTCGTACGCGACGGGGCCATCGCCCCGGCCGAATATCTGGCGCTGACCGCCGCACACCTGCCGGGGGAGGCCGAGCCCGGCATCGTCGACGCCGTCCTCACCTTCGCCCGCGGGCCGCTCGCCGACCAGTACCTCGACCCGGCGCTGCGCCCCGACGCGCTGCGCACCCTCGCGGAGGTCGCCCGCGCACTGCTCGCCGCCGGCCTCGACGGCACCCGGCTCAGCGCCACCCGCACGCTGGTCGACGCGGCGCTCGACGCCGGGGAGCTGCGCGGCTGGTACGACGGCGGGGAGATCCCCGGGGGCCCGCCCCTGGACCCCGAGCTGCGCTGGCGGATGCTGCTGCGGCTCGCGGTACTCGGCGCGGCCGGCCGCGCCGACATCGACGCGGAGCTCGCACGCGACCCCAGCGCCGTCGGGCGCGAGGGCGCGGCCAGGTGCCGGGCCGCGCTGCCGGACGCCGCGGCCAAGGCTGCCGCGTGGGAGGCGATGTTCCACGACGACTCGCAGTCGAACTACCTCTTCACGGCCAACGCGCAGGGTTTCTGGCACCCCGAGCACGTCGCGCTCACCGCGGAGTACGTCGAGCGGTACTTCCCCGAGGTGGTGCCGCTTGCGGCCCGCCGCGGCACCGCGATCGCGGAGGCGGCCGGGCGCACGGCCTTCCCGGCGACGGCGGTCTCCACCACCACCCTCGCCCTCGGCCACGCCTGCCTCTCCACCCCCTCCATCACCCCAGCCCTCCACCGCGCCCTGACCGACCGCCTGGACGACCTCTCCCGCACGCTGCGCATCCGCGCGTAG
- a CDS encoding lysine N(6)-hydroxylase/L-ornithine N(5)-oxygenase family protein, which produces MNAPTAPENEPEKDKEAGQAQEAGQDEAQAQDQEPFDLLGVGIGPFNLSLAALADAVPGLTAAFYDQRQDFHWHPGLLVDGATLQVPFLADLVTLADPASRWSFLNFLKTRERLFPFYFAERFHVHRAEYDAYCRWVAEALPSTHFGQQVDTVRWDAARARFEVDHTQLDLHGEAEALGRTYARHLVLGIGTAPYVPEPLRPLAEAPTVPVVHSADYLPQRERLLAAEHITVIGSGQSGAEVFLDLLRSRPAGREAITWLARTPAFAPMEYSRLGLEHFTPDYTRYFHGLPEQVRDRLVPQQWQLHKGIDTETITAIHDELYRRTLDGGWPDAVLTPGVTVRTAGRIGTTGVELHLEHADQGTRTRLVTSAVVLATGYRERPLDQLLAPLHPYMLRDSAGRPRIDARHRLELDRRITGRVYVQNAERHTHGVGAPDLGLAAWRSAVVLNDLTGLLTGAEHYPLPARTAFTTFGLDGAAACDVPTRTAALRRG; this is translated from the coding sequence ATGAACGCCCCGACCGCACCGGAGAACGAACCGGAGAAGGACAAGGAGGCCGGCCAGGCCCAGGAAGCCGGCCAGGACGAAGCCCAAGCCCAGGACCAGGAGCCCTTCGACCTGCTGGGCGTCGGCATCGGCCCGTTCAACCTGTCGCTGGCCGCGCTCGCCGACGCCGTGCCGGGTCTGACCGCGGCCTTCTACGACCAGCGGCAGGACTTCCACTGGCACCCCGGGCTGCTGGTCGACGGCGCCACCTTGCAGGTGCCCTTCCTCGCCGACCTGGTGACGCTCGCCGACCCGGCCAGCCGCTGGTCGTTCCTGAACTTCCTCAAGACCCGCGAACGGCTCTTCCCGTTCTACTTCGCCGAGCGCTTCCACGTGCACCGGGCCGAATACGACGCCTACTGCCGCTGGGTCGCCGAGGCGCTGCCGTCCACGCACTTCGGGCAGCAGGTCGACACGGTCCGCTGGGACGCCGCACGCGCCCGCTTCGAGGTCGACCACACCCAGCTCGACCTGCACGGCGAGGCCGAGGCCCTGGGCCGCACCTACGCCAGGCATCTGGTGCTGGGCATCGGCACGGCGCCCTACGTGCCCGAGCCGCTGCGGCCGCTGGCGGAGGCGCCGACCGTACCCGTGGTGCACTCCGCCGACTACCTGCCGCAGCGCGAGCGGCTGCTGGCCGCCGAGCACATCACCGTGATCGGCTCCGGGCAGTCCGGCGCCGAGGTCTTCCTGGACCTGCTGCGGTCCCGGCCCGCGGGCCGGGAGGCGATCACCTGGCTGGCGCGCACCCCGGCCTTCGCGCCGATGGAGTACAGCAGGCTCGGCCTGGAACACTTCACGCCCGACTACACCCGCTACTTCCACGGCCTGCCCGAGCAGGTGCGCGACCGGCTGGTGCCGCAGCAGTGGCAGCTGCACAAGGGCATCGACACCGAGACCATCACCGCCATCCACGACGAGCTCTACCGCCGCACCCTGGACGGCGGCTGGCCCGACGCGGTGCTGACCCCCGGCGTGACAGTGCGCACCGCCGGCCGGATCGGCACCACCGGCGTCGAACTGCATCTGGAGCACGCCGACCAGGGCACCCGCACCCGCCTGGTGACCAGCGCGGTGGTGCTCGCCACCGGCTACCGCGAGCGACCGCTCGACCAGCTGCTCGCCCCGCTGCACCCGTACATGCTGCGGGACTCGGCGGGCCGGCCGCGGATCGACGCGCGGCACCGGCTGGAGCTCGACCGGCGGATCACCGGCCGGGTCTACGTCCAGAACGCCGAACGCCACACCCACGGCGTCGGCGCCCCGGACCTGGGCCTGGCCGCCTGGCGGTCCGCCGTCGTGCTGAACGACCTGACGGGGCTGCTGACCGGCGCGGAGCACTATCCGCTGCCGGCCAGGACCGCCTTCACCACCTTCGGTCTTGACGGCGCCGCCGCCTGCGACGTGCCTACGAGAACAGCGGCACTCCGGCGCGGGTGA
- a CDS encoding glutamate synthase subunit beta, with protein sequence MADPKGFLTTGRETAPTRPVEERRQDWNEVYVPGGLLPIISKQAGRCMDCGIPFCHNGCPLGNLIPEWNDYAYREDWQAASERLHATNNFPEFTGRLCPAPCESACVLGINQPAVTIKNVEVTIIDKAWDAGDVTPQPPERLSGKTVAVIGSGPAGLAAAQQLTRAGHTVAVYERADRIGGLLRYGIPEFKMEKRHINRRIEQMRAEGTKFRTGVQIGTDLDAGKLAKRYDAVVIAAGATVSRDLPAPGRELNGIHFAMEYLPLANKVQEGDFVAPPITAEGKHVVVIGGGDTGADCVGTAHRQGARSVTQLEIMPRPADERTVGQPWPTMPAVYKVTSAHEEGGERVYAVNTVKFTGDEDGNVRELHLVEVVFQDGRFVPQEGTERVIPAELVTLAMGFTGTDQSNGLVEQLGLALDARGNIARDRSYATNVDGVFVAGDAGRGQSLIVWAIAEGRSAAKAVDAYLTGLPSALHAPIRPTDRPLTV encoded by the coding sequence ATGGCTGACCCCAAGGGCTTCCTCACCACCGGCCGCGAGACCGCCCCGACGCGCCCGGTCGAGGAGCGCAGGCAGGACTGGAACGAGGTCTACGTCCCCGGCGGGCTGCTGCCGATCATCAGCAAGCAGGCCGGCCGCTGCATGGACTGCGGCATCCCGTTCTGCCACAACGGCTGTCCGCTGGGGAACCTGATCCCCGAGTGGAACGACTACGCCTACCGCGAGGACTGGCAGGCCGCCTCCGAGCGGCTGCACGCCACCAACAACTTCCCGGAGTTCACCGGGCGGCTGTGCCCGGCGCCCTGCGAGTCCGCGTGCGTGCTCGGCATCAACCAGCCCGCCGTCACCATCAAGAACGTCGAAGTCACCATCATCGACAAGGCGTGGGACGCCGGCGACGTCACCCCGCAGCCGCCCGAGCGGCTGTCCGGCAAGACCGTCGCGGTCATCGGCTCGGGCCCCGCGGGCCTGGCCGCCGCCCAGCAGCTCACCCGGGCCGGGCACACCGTCGCGGTCTACGAGCGGGCCGACCGGATCGGCGGGCTGCTGCGCTACGGCATCCCCGAGTTCAAGATGGAGAAGCGGCACATCAACCGGCGCATCGAGCAGATGCGCGCGGAGGGCACCAAGTTCCGCACCGGCGTGCAGATCGGCACCGACCTGGACGCCGGCAAGCTCGCCAAGCGGTACGACGCCGTCGTCATCGCGGCCGGCGCGACCGTCTCCCGCGACCTGCCGGCCCCCGGCAGGGAGCTGAACGGCATCCACTTCGCGATGGAGTACCTGCCGCTGGCCAACAAGGTACAGGAGGGCGACTTCGTGGCGCCCCCCATCACCGCCGAGGGCAAGCACGTCGTCGTCATCGGCGGCGGCGACACCGGGGCGGACTGCGTCGGCACCGCCCACCGGCAGGGCGCCCGCTCGGTCACCCAGCTGGAGATCATGCCGCGCCCCGCGGACGAGCGCACGGTCGGCCAGCCCTGGCCGACGATGCCGGCCGTCTACAAGGTCACCTCGGCGCACGAGGAGGGCGGCGAGCGGGTCTACGCCGTCAACACCGTGAAGTTCACCGGCGACGAGGACGGCAACGTCCGCGAGCTGCACCTGGTCGAGGTCGTCTTCCAGGACGGCCGCTTCGTGCCGCAGGAGGGCACCGAGCGGGTCATCCCGGCCGAACTGGTCACCCTCGCCATGGGCTTCACCGGCACCGACCAGTCCAACGGCCTGGTCGAGCAGCTCGGCCTCGCCCTGGACGCCCGCGGCAACATCGCCCGCGACCGCTCCTACGCCACGAACGTCGACGGCGTCTTCGTCGCCGGCGACGCCGGCCGCGGCCAGTCGCTCATCGTGTGGGCCATCGCCGAAGGCCGCTCGGCGGCCAAGGCCGTCGACGCGTACCTCACCGGCCTCCCGTCCGCCCTGCACGCCCCGATCCGCCCCACGGACCGGCCGCTGACCGTCTGA